A single region of the Massilia sp. erpn genome encodes:
- a CDS encoding site-specific DNA-methyltransferase, which produces MSSWLNQLYCEDALAGLARIPDGAVDLILTDPPYNLGKDYGNASDQQSVEDYLRWTEQWIDAALPKLKPNGSLYIFLTWRFSPEIFVMLKKRMTMMNEIIWDRRVPSMGGSVRSFSSVHDTIGFFVRRKDYYFDLDAVRIPYDAETKKARSRSIFVGAKWLEVGYNPKDLWSVSRLHREHAERVDHPTQKPLEIIERMVKASCPPDGVVLDLFMGSGTTAVAARRCGRNFVGFELNPEYCEVANARLAALELAAQETAEVLAAAAAPDEAPAKPRRARAAKASVQAETKAALKVSAKPAAKKTTAKKKKSPPKEVTV; this is translated from the coding sequence ATGAGCAGCTGGCTCAATCAGCTGTACTGCGAGGATGCGCTGGCCGGACTGGCGCGCATCCCGGACGGCGCCGTCGATCTGATCCTGACCGATCCGCCCTATAACCTGGGCAAGGACTACGGCAATGCCTCCGACCAGCAAAGCGTGGAAGACTATCTGCGCTGGACCGAACAGTGGATCGATGCCGCCCTGCCCAAGCTCAAGCCGAACGGCAGCCTGTACATCTTCCTGACCTGGCGTTTTTCGCCGGAGATTTTCGTCATGCTCAAAAAGCGCATGACGATGATGAATGAAATCATTTGGGATCGCCGCGTGCCCTCGATGGGCGGCAGCGTGCGCAGCTTCTCTTCCGTGCATGACACCATCGGCTTCTTCGTGCGCCGCAAGGATTACTACTTCGACCTGGACGCGGTGCGCATTCCCTACGATGCGGAAACCAAGAAAGCCCGTTCGCGTTCGATCTTCGTCGGCGCCAAGTGGCTGGAAGTGGGTTACAACCCCAAGGATTTGTGGAGCGTATCGCGCCTGCACCGCGAGCATGCCGAGCGCGTCGACCATCCGACCCAGAAGCCGCTGGAAATCATCGAACGCATGGTGAAAGCATCCTGCCCGCCGGATGGCGTGGTGCTCGACCTGTTCATGGGCAGCGGTACCACGGCCGTGGCGGCGCGCCGCTGCGGCCGCAACTTCGTCGGCTTCGAGCTCAATCCCGAATACTGCGAAGTCGCTAACGCCCGTCTGGCCGCGCTGGAACTGGCGGCGCAGGAAACGGCCGAAGTGCTGGCCGCGGCAGCAGCGCCCGACGAAGCGCCGGCCAAGCCGCGCCGTGCCCGTGCCGCGAAGGCATCCGTGCAGGCTGAAACCAAGGCCGCATTGAAAGTCTCCGCCAAACCGGCCGCGAAAAAGACCACGGCGAAAAAGAAGAAGTCTCCCCCCAAAGAAGTCACTGTCTAG
- the hisD gene encoding histidinol dehydrogenase, which translates to MTIQILKLDSRQPDFQETLDALLAFEASTDEAIEQAVGGIIAQVRARGDEAVLEYTNRFDRIPNGGAQSMAAFDIPQPELDAALAALPETQRLALQTAAERIRLFHERQKQELQGFSYTEADGTVLGQRVTPLDRVGIYVPGGKAAYPSSVLMNAVPARVAGVQEIIMVVPTPDGVKNQMVLAAAAIAGVTRVIGIGGAQAVAALAYGTETIQPVDKIVGPGNAYVASAKRRVFGTVGIDMIAGPSEILVICDGTTDPDWVAMDLFSQAEHDELAQAILLCPDADYIAQVEASIHKLLPTMPRQDVIRTSLTDRGALIQVRDMAEACTIANSIAAEHLEISAENPQQWAGQIRHAGAMFLGRFSSESLGDYCCGPNHVLPTSRTARFSSPLGVYDFQKRSSVIQVSEAGAQTLGKVAAELAYGEGLQAHARSAELRLKQGA; encoded by the coding sequence ATGACGATCCAGATCCTCAAGCTCGATTCCCGCCAGCCCGATTTCCAGGAAACGCTGGACGCGCTGCTGGCCTTTGAAGCATCCACCGACGAAGCGATCGAGCAGGCCGTGGGCGGCATCATTGCCCAGGTGCGCGCGCGCGGCGACGAAGCCGTGCTGGAATACACCAACCGCTTCGACCGCATTCCCAACGGCGGCGCGCAGAGCATGGCCGCCTTCGACATTCCGCAGCCGGAGCTGGACGCGGCGCTGGCCGCGCTGCCTGAGACGCAGCGCCTGGCGCTGCAGACGGCGGCCGAACGCATCCGCCTCTTTCACGAGCGCCAGAAGCAGGAGCTGCAGGGCTTCAGCTACACCGAGGCCGATGGCACGGTGCTGGGCCAGCGCGTCACGCCGCTCGACCGCGTGGGCATCTATGTCCCCGGTGGCAAGGCGGCCTATCCTTCCTCCGTGCTGATGAATGCCGTGCCGGCCCGTGTGGCCGGCGTGCAGGAAATCATCATGGTGGTGCCGACGCCGGATGGCGTGAAAAACCAGATGGTGCTGGCCGCCGCCGCCATTGCCGGCGTCACGCGCGTGATCGGCATCGGCGGCGCGCAGGCGGTTGCCGCTCTCGCCTACGGCACCGAAACCATCCAGCCGGTGGACAAGATCGTCGGCCCCGGCAACGCCTATGTGGCCTCGGCGAAGCGCCGCGTCTTCGGCACTGTGGGCATCGACATGATCGCCGGCCCGTCCGAAATCCTGGTGATCTGCGACGGCACGACCGATCCCGACTGGGTGGCCATGGACCTGTTCTCCCAGGCCGAACACGATGAGCTGGCGCAGGCGATTCTGCTGTGTCCCGACGCGGACTATATCGCCCAGGTGGAAGCGAGCATCCACAAGCTGCTGCCGACCATGCCGCGCCAGGATGTGATCCGCACTTCGCTGACCGACCGCGGCGCCCTGATCCAGGTGCGCGATATGGCCGAAGCCTGCACCATCGCCAACAGCATCGCCGCCGAACACCTGGAAATCTCGGCCGAGAATCCGCAGCAGTGGGCCGGGCAGATCCGCCACGCCGGCGCCATGTTCCTGGGCCGCTTCTCGTCCGAATCGCTGGGCGACTATTGCTGCGGCCCGAACCACGTGCTGCCGACTTCGCGCACGGCGCGCTTTTCCTCGCCGCTGGGCGTGTACGACTTCCAGAAGCGCTCTTCCGTGATCCAGGTCAGCGAGGCCGGCGCCCAGACCCTGGGCAAGGTTGCCGCCGAACTGGCGTATGGCGAAGGCTTGCAGGCGCACGCCCGCAGCGCCGAGTTGCGCCTGAAGCAGGGCGCATGA
- the hisC gene encoding histidinol-phosphate transaminase, with the protein MSSLDDLISKTIRSDVRAIGSYHVPDASGFIKLDAMENPYELPQHLHHELSRRLADVALNRYPVASYATLKQRLCAKLGVPAGYDVILGNGSDELISIMATACAHQEKRAVLLAPVPGFVMFQRSAQFAGMDFVGVPLRADLTLDKDAMLAAIAEHRPALTFLAYPNNPTGNLYDADDMVEIIRALDGVGLVVVDEAYEPFARQSFMGRLPEFPNLIVMRTLSKLGLAGIRLGYMSAAPALLAEFDKVRPPYNINVLSQTAAEFALDHLEVLDQQAAILREQRGLLAEALAALPGVAVFPSAANFILIRVPNSDDAYAKLLTHKVLLKNVGRMHTVLSNCLRVTVSTPDENAALLGALKASLAD; encoded by the coding sequence ATGTCTTCCCTCGATGATCTGATCAGCAAAACCATCCGTTCCGACGTGCGCGCCATTGGCAGCTACCATGTGCCGGATGCGAGCGGTTTTATCAAACTGGACGCGATGGAAAACCCGTATGAGCTGCCGCAGCATCTGCACCATGAGCTGAGCCGGCGCCTGGCCGATGTGGCGCTGAACCGCTACCCGGTCGCCTCCTACGCCACGCTCAAGCAGCGCCTGTGCGCCAAGCTGGGCGTGCCGGCCGGCTATGACGTCATCCTCGGCAACGGTTCCGACGAGCTGATTTCCATCATGGCCACGGCTTGCGCCCACCAGGAAAAACGCGCCGTGCTGCTGGCCCCCGTGCCCGGCTTCGTCATGTTCCAGCGCTCGGCGCAGTTTGCCGGCATGGACTTCGTCGGCGTGCCGCTGCGCGCCGATCTGACGCTGGACAAGGACGCCATGCTGGCCGCCATCGCCGAACATCGTCCGGCCCTGACCTTCCTCGCTTACCCGAACAACCCGACCGGCAACTTGTACGATGCCGACGATATGGTGGAAATCATCCGCGCCCTGGACGGCGTGGGCCTGGTGGTGGTGGACGAAGCCTACGAGCCGTTCGCGCGCCAAAGCTTCATGGGCCGTCTGCCCGAGTTCCCGAACCTGATCGTCATGCGCACCCTGTCCAAGCTGGGACTGGCCGGCATCCGCCTCGGCTATATGTCGGCGGCGCCCGCGCTGCTGGCCGAATTCGATAAAGTGCGGCCTCCATACAACATCAATGTGCTGAGCCAGACGGCGGCCGAATTCGCGCTCGACCACCTGGAAGTGCTGGACCAGCAGGCCGCGATTTTGCGTGAGCAGCGCGGCCTGCTGGCAGAGGCGCTGGCGGCCTTGCCCGGCGTCGCGGTCTTCCCCTCGGCGGCGAATTTTATTCTGATTCGGGTGCCCAATTCCGACGATGCCTACGCGAAACTCCTTACGCACAAGGTATTGCTCAAAAATGTGGGTAGAATGCATACTGTGCTGTCCAATTGCCTGCGCGTGACTGTCAGTACGCCGGACGAGAATGCAGCCCTCC